A genomic window from Bordetella genomosp. 9 includes:
- a CDS encoding ABC transporter ATP-binding protein, translated as MTAALTLSHVTKIYPTKSGPLTALQDLDFDIAEGEFLSVLGPSGCGKSTLLTLASGLEAPTEGAVLRAGEPVRSAVTDIGIVFQTDALLEWRRVLENIMLQPQIRGLDMAAYERRARELLEMVGLADFAGKYPHELSGGMRQRVSICRALVHDPSLILMDEPFGALDALTREQMVMELHQIWLRTKKSVMFVTHDIQEAILLAQRVLVMTPRPGRAAEIVEVDLPYPRTPKTMETPRFIALVAHVRNLFEQYGVLKKY; from the coding sequence ATGACGGCCGCGCTGACCCTTTCCCACGTCACCAAGATCTATCCCACCAAAAGCGGGCCGCTGACCGCGCTGCAGGACCTGGACTTCGACATCGCCGAAGGCGAATTCCTGTCGGTGCTGGGGCCCAGCGGCTGCGGCAAGAGCACCCTGCTGACGCTGGCCTCCGGCCTGGAAGCGCCCACCGAAGGCGCCGTGCTGCGCGCGGGCGAGCCGGTGCGCAGCGCCGTCACCGACATCGGTATCGTGTTCCAGACCGACGCCTTGCTGGAATGGCGCCGTGTGTTGGAGAACATCATGCTGCAGCCGCAGATACGCGGCCTGGACATGGCGGCCTACGAACGGCGCGCGCGTGAACTGCTGGAGATGGTCGGCCTGGCCGATTTCGCCGGCAAGTATCCGCACGAGCTGTCGGGCGGCATGCGCCAGCGCGTATCGATCTGCCGCGCGCTGGTCCACGATCCTTCCCTGATCCTGATGGACGAACCGTTCGGCGCGCTGGACGCGCTGACGCGCGAACAGATGGTCATGGAACTGCACCAGATATGGCTTAGAACCAAGAAGAGCGTCATGTTCGTGACCCACGACATCCAGGAAGCCATCCTGCTCGCGCAGCGGGTCCTGGTCATGACGCCCCGCCCGGGACGGGCCGCCGAGATCGTCGAGGTGGACCTGCCCTACCCCCGGACGCCCAAGACCATGGAGACGCCGCGTTTCATTGCGTTGGTGGCACACGTGCGCAATCTCTTCGAGCAATACGGTGTGCTTAAAAAGTACTAG
- a CDS encoding ABC transporter permease, with product MNREKTAASTVRWRPPRSLDGLIVGIALLLIWEAAVRIGQVPAYLLPPPSAVAMRLVTDYHSILVHTLTTTGEILLGFGLAIVVSIPMAALLAQSQWAERVLHPILVLSQTVPKVAVAPLLVVWFGFGLAPKVLIAFTMCFFPIVVDTLTGFKSAPAHLRWLALSTGASRWQTFLHFQVPAALPHIFSGIKVASTLAIVGAVVGEFVAADRGLGYQLIVANGTLDVTLSFTVLVVLSIMGVVLYGLVDLVERLALPWHVSQRVHGGGR from the coding sequence ATGAACCGGGAAAAGACGGCGGCTAGCACCGTCCGCTGGCGTCCGCCGCGATCGCTGGACGGCCTGATCGTCGGCATCGCGCTGCTGCTGATCTGGGAAGCGGCCGTGCGCATCGGCCAGGTGCCGGCCTATCTGCTGCCGCCGCCGTCCGCGGTGGCGATGCGGCTGGTCACCGACTACCACAGCATTCTGGTCCATACCCTGACCACCACCGGCGAGATCCTGCTGGGCTTCGGCCTGGCCATTGTCGTGAGCATTCCCATGGCGGCGCTGCTGGCGCAATCGCAATGGGCCGAACGCGTGCTGCACCCCATCCTCGTGCTGTCGCAGACGGTGCCCAAGGTCGCCGTGGCGCCGCTGCTGGTGGTGTGGTTCGGTTTCGGGCTGGCGCCCAAGGTGCTGATCGCCTTCACGATGTGCTTTTTTCCCATCGTCGTGGACACGCTGACGGGATTCAAGTCCGCGCCGGCCCACCTGCGCTGGCTGGCGCTTTCCACCGGCGCCAGCCGCTGGCAGACCTTCCTGCATTTCCAGGTGCCGGCGGCCTTGCCGCACATTTTCTCCGGCATCAAGGTGGCCAGCACCCTGGCCATCGTCGGCGCCGTGGTCGGTGAATTCGTGGCGGCCGATCGCGGACTGGGCTACCAGCTGATCGTGGCCAACGGCACGCTGGACGTGACGCTATCCTTCACCGTACTGGTGGTGCTCAGCATCATGGGCGTGGTGCTGTACGGCCTGGTCGACCTGGTCGAGCGCCTGGCGCTGCCCTGGCATGTGTCGCAGCGCGTGCATGGGGGTGGGCGATGA
- a CDS encoding pyridoxal phosphate-dependent aminotransferase encodes MTINPQNALMASMRLYEAETSVDDIAARHALDVRDVVDFSLNVNPFGPPESAIAAARAALGQSHLYPDLRFAELRAALARRHGVHPDSLFFGAGLDDVIKLIVHAWTSDGDTVLLHLPTFPRYELEARLRGCRVICVEGDVPERTDVAGMHVALRAGTIAMTFVCSPNNPTGEKIPRDAIASLARAADPGLLIVDEALLDPVEDGAVPLLAAHANLVVLRTFSKYFGLAGTRVGYAIAAPALVRAAEVGRPPFNLARASVAAARAVLDDNAFLDTCRATFAQERAWFADAIADIPEVRIRGGNANMVLLDVDMPPDQAADRLAAQGVVVADATSFRGMERYRALRVSLRGRADNKKLLAALRGIFNEPGKDGG; translated from the coding sequence ATGACGATCAACCCGCAGAACGCCTTGATGGCCAGCATGCGGCTGTACGAGGCCGAAACCTCGGTGGACGATATCGCCGCGCGCCACGCCCTGGACGTGCGCGACGTGGTGGACTTCTCGTTGAACGTCAATCCTTTCGGGCCGCCTGAAAGCGCGATCGCCGCGGCGCGCGCCGCGCTGGGCCAGAGCCACCTGTATCCCGACCTGCGTTTCGCCGAGCTGCGCGCCGCCCTGGCCCGGCGTCATGGCGTCCATCCCGATTCGCTGTTCTTCGGCGCCGGCCTGGACGACGTCATCAAGCTGATCGTCCATGCCTGGACCAGCGACGGCGACACCGTGCTGCTGCATCTGCCCACCTTTCCGCGCTATGAGCTGGAAGCCCGATTGCGCGGCTGCCGGGTCATCTGCGTGGAAGGCGACGTCCCGGAAAGAACCGACGTCGCCGGCATGCATGTCGCGCTGCGCGCCGGCACGATCGCCATGACCTTCGTCTGCTCGCCCAACAATCCCACCGGCGAGAAAATCCCGCGCGACGCCATCGCGAGCCTGGCGCGCGCCGCCGATCCGGGCCTGCTGATCGTCGATGAAGCGCTGCTGGACCCCGTCGAGGACGGCGCGGTGCCGCTGCTGGCCGCGCATGCCAACCTGGTCGTCCTGCGTACGTTCTCCAAGTATTTCGGCCTGGCCGGCACGCGGGTGGGCTATGCCATCGCGGCGCCGGCGCTGGTGCGCGCGGCCGAGGTCGGCCGCCCTCCCTTCAACCTGGCGCGGGCCTCGGTCGCCGCGGCCCGCGCGGTGCTGGACGACAATGCTTTCCTGGACACCTGCCGCGCCACGTTCGCGCAGGAGCGTGCGTGGTTCGCGGACGCCATTGCGGACATTCCCGAAGTGCGCATCCGCGGCGGCAACGCCAATATGGTGCTGCTGGACGTCGACATGCCGCCGGACCAGGCCGCCGACCGCCTGGCCGCGCAAGGCGTCGTCGTGGCCGATGCGACCTCGTTCCGCGGCATGGAACGTTATCGCGCTCTACGCGTGTCCCTGAGAGGGCGCGCGGACAACAAAAAGCTGCTCGCAGCATTAAGGGGTATTTTCAATGAACCGGGAAAAGACGGCGGCTAG
- a CDS encoding maleate cis-trans isomerase family protein, which translates to MEKVSGSSTARPRRVGLIVPSVNAVIEPDYARLGLPGLTFHATRVMLRETTPEGLRAMNAGVAQAAELIASVTPDVVAYACTSGSFIDGEAALASQLESLEAIAGCPVVATSRCIVESLQALGIERVALATPYLDSVNEAELAFLQSHGFDVVGVEGLGLSGKAIREVAPDAVAELIRRADRPAAQAVFVSCTDFRALEVAGRMEAELGKPVLTSNQVTLWGILKSLKLRLPVAGHGDLLA; encoded by the coding sequence ATGGAAAAAGTGAGCGGCTCCTCCACCGCCCGGCCGCGCCGCGTGGGCCTGATCGTGCCCTCGGTCAATGCCGTGATCGAGCCGGACTACGCCCGCCTCGGCCTGCCCGGACTGACCTTCCATGCGACGCGCGTCATGCTGCGCGAAACCACGCCGGAAGGCCTGCGCGCCATGAATGCCGGGGTGGCGCAGGCCGCGGAACTGATCGCATCGGTGACGCCCGACGTCGTGGCCTACGCCTGCACCAGCGGCTCCTTCATCGACGGCGAGGCGGCACTGGCGAGCCAGCTGGAATCGCTGGAAGCCATCGCCGGCTGCCCGGTGGTCGCCACGTCCCGCTGCATCGTCGAAAGCCTGCAGGCACTGGGTATCGAGCGCGTGGCGCTGGCCACGCCCTATCTGGACAGCGTGAACGAGGCCGAACTCGCCTTCCTGCAATCGCATGGTTTCGACGTCGTCGGCGTGGAAGGCCTGGGGCTGTCGGGCAAGGCCATACGCGAAGTCGCGCCGGACGCGGTGGCCGAACTGATACGCCGGGCCGACCGGCCGGCGGCGCAGGCCGTCTTCGTCAGCTGCACGGACTTCCGCGCGTTGGAAGTCGCTGGCCGCATGGAAGCCGAACTCGGCAAACCCGTCCTGACCAGCAACCAGGTCACGCTGTGGGGCATCCTGAAGTCATTGAAGCTGCGCCTGCCCGTTGCCGGCCATGGAGACCTGCTGGCATGA
- a CDS encoding glutamate cyclase domain-containing protein codes for MSGISIERIGEAVDHLITAPMSNWTILKGIPLLKLYATARRHAGGAPLTLAAAARLKEHVASGDTVLMISGFIMRGYGLPETDGPIGAAVLARALAVGLGAIPVGVSETSVVPCMQACFAAAGLIPADMGDIRSGRNRCAFTGFPVDRKAAEQAAVALLDQLQPKAVVAVERPGAGRDGHYHGGGGFEISDFTAHTDALYAEARRRGILTIGVGDLGNELGMGVVAEDVRAEVPLGDVIAAEQPADVAVIANISNWGAYGIAAVLAAMVGNDAAFHDGTEEVRLIEACVRAGAIDPVGGMLRQYVDGTDARTNAAMVDLLRSLVVLSQREGANMAGYQSSWKK; via the coding sequence ATGTCCGGAATTAGCATCGAACGCATCGGCGAAGCCGTCGATCACCTGATCACCGCGCCGATGTCGAACTGGACCATCCTGAAGGGGATCCCGCTGCTCAAGCTCTACGCCACCGCGCGGCGCCACGCCGGCGGCGCGCCGCTGACGCTGGCGGCTGCCGCGCGGCTCAAGGAACACGTCGCGTCGGGCGACACGGTGTTGATGATCAGCGGCTTCATCATGCGCGGCTACGGCCTGCCGGAAACCGACGGTCCGATAGGCGCGGCCGTGCTGGCGCGCGCGCTGGCGGTCGGCCTGGGCGCGATCCCGGTGGGCGTGTCGGAAACCTCGGTGGTGCCCTGCATGCAGGCGTGCTTCGCGGCCGCGGGCCTGATACCCGCTGACATGGGCGACATCCGTTCGGGGCGCAACCGCTGCGCGTTCACCGGCTTTCCCGTGGACAGGAAGGCCGCCGAACAGGCCGCGGTGGCGCTGCTGGACCAACTGCAACCCAAGGCCGTGGTGGCGGTCGAGCGCCCCGGCGCCGGCCGCGACGGCCACTACCATGGCGGCGGCGGCTTCGAGATCAGCGATTTCACCGCGCATACGGATGCCCTGTACGCCGAGGCCCGGCGGCGCGGCATTCTCACCATAGGCGTCGGCGACCTGGGCAATGAACTGGGCATGGGGGTGGTGGCGGAAGACGTGCGCGCCGAAGTGCCGCTGGGCGACGTCATCGCGGCCGAGCAGCCCGCGGACGTCGCGGTCATCGCCAACATCTCCAACTGGGGCGCCTACGGCATCGCGGCGGTGCTGGCGGCCATGGTCGGCAACGACGCCGCCTTCCACGACGGCACGGAGGAAGTACGGCTGATCGAGGCCTGCGTGCGCGCCGGCGCCATCGATCCCGTGGGCGGCATGCTGCGCCAGTATGTCGACGGCACCGACGCGCGCACCAATGCGGCGATGGTGGACCTGCTGCGCTCATTGGTCGTGTTGAGCCAGCGCGAAGGCGCCAACATGGCCGGCTATCAATCGTCATGGAAAAAGTGA
- a CDS encoding UbiD family decarboxylase: MESFRQLVAWLETRGLVSEVARQVDPRHELTAVMRCVQKAGNQALRFNDVKGANVPVVTNVFGFRSHVAAALGLEEKDLLRTLVRQEARGIPTERVTDAPVQQVVSQGADIDLQRDVPQVVFSEHDGGAYITAGVLIAPHPDTGVYNASWNRCQLVGKDKLRVRMMPPQHLGRYHAEAESKGQNLPCAIVIGAPPALMFSAASKVPYEADELEVAGAWQDKPLRVTRCKTIPVDVPADAEMVIEGEVLCGVREDEGPFGEFTDGYVPVMKNHVFRVTAITRRSDAIYHTILAGGTEDLNLVGVPIQTEIYKKVSAFVPRIRDIATPGYVFGCVIAIEKQNEDQAKNALLAALGGYSWTKIVVVVDEDVDPFNAADVLWAIQTRCTPETGTYMIPRMPSYTREDVREVHRGKLGLDATVPVAMKQLFERRRFPGEHDINLQEYLNVRN; the protein is encoded by the coding sequence ATGGAATCCTTTCGTCAACTGGTGGCCTGGCTGGAAACCCGCGGCCTGGTGTCCGAGGTGGCGCGCCAGGTCGATCCCCGCCACGAATTGACGGCGGTCATGCGCTGCGTGCAGAAAGCCGGCAACCAGGCCTTGCGCTTCAACGATGTGAAAGGCGCCAACGTGCCCGTGGTCACCAATGTGTTCGGCTTCCGCAGCCATGTCGCCGCGGCGCTGGGCCTGGAGGAAAAAGATCTGCTGCGTACCCTGGTGCGCCAGGAGGCGCGCGGCATTCCGACCGAACGGGTGACGGACGCGCCGGTGCAGCAGGTCGTCAGCCAGGGCGCGGACATCGATTTGCAGCGCGACGTCCCGCAGGTGGTGTTCTCCGAGCACGACGGCGGCGCCTACATCACGGCCGGCGTGCTGATCGCGCCCCATCCCGACACCGGCGTGTACAACGCTTCCTGGAACCGCTGCCAACTGGTCGGCAAGGACAAGCTGCGCGTGCGCATGATGCCGCCGCAGCACCTGGGCCGCTACCACGCCGAAGCCGAAAGCAAAGGGCAGAACCTGCCCTGCGCGATCGTCATCGGTGCGCCGCCGGCGCTGATGTTCTCGGCGGCTTCCAAGGTCCCCTACGAGGCGGACGAGCTGGAAGTCGCCGGCGCCTGGCAGGACAAGCCGCTGCGCGTGACGCGTTGCAAGACCATCCCCGTCGACGTGCCGGCCGACGCCGAGATGGTGATCGAAGGCGAAGTGCTGTGCGGCGTGCGGGAAGACGAAGGCCCCTTCGGCGAGTTCACCGACGGCTACGTGCCCGTCATGAAGAACCACGTCTTCCGCGTCACGGCGATCACGCGCCGCAGCGACGCCATCTACCACACCATCCTGGCCGGCGGCACGGAAGACCTGAACCTGGTGGGCGTACCCATCCAGACGGAAATCTACAAGAAGGTCTCGGCCTTCGTGCCGCGCATCCGCGACATCGCCACGCCGGGCTATGTGTTCGGCTGCGTGATCGCCATTGAAAAGCAGAACGAGGACCAGGCCAAGAACGCCTTGCTGGCCGCGCTGGGCGGCTATTCCTGGACCAAGATCGTGGTGGTCGTCGACGAGGACGTCGACCCCTTCAATGCCGCTGACGTGCTGTGGGCGATACAGACCCGCTGCACGCCCGAGACCGGCACCTACATGATTCCACGCATGCCCAGCTATACGCGGGAGGACGTGCGCGAGGTCCATCGCGGCAAGCTGGGACTGGACGCCACCGTGCCGGTCGCCATGAAGCAATTGTTCGAACGCCGCCGCTTTCCCGGCGAGCACGACATCAACCTGCAGGAGTACCTGAATGTCCGGAATTAG
- a CDS encoding IclR family transcriptional regulator has product MPETTNSKLADAMGEGDSAAGPGRRDPTVHAARHAIEILRCISQSQPEIGVSDIARRIGLHKSSVSRLVATLQAQRVVERNPHTDRVSLAPGLIAIAAPLINHMGISQASRQRMAQLAEESAETVNLSIWDGREAISIDQTVGPNAITHYAAPGQNNPAHCTASGKVLLAFASEADRSAVLRAPLTRYTERTITEPAVLQRELARVRETGLALNRAEFSEDAGAVAAIVRNVNGQATIALTITVPMYRFSKARERKLLELVGHAARDISGQIGAMTAAGIARRQP; this is encoded by the coding sequence ATGCCTGAGACCACGAATTCCAAGCTCGCCGACGCCATGGGGGAGGGCGATAGCGCCGCGGGGCCGGGCCGGCGCGACCCCACCGTGCATGCGGCGCGGCATGCCATAGAGATCCTGCGATGCATCTCGCAGTCGCAGCCGGAGATCGGCGTCAGCGACATCGCGCGCCGCATCGGATTGCATAAGAGCTCGGTGTCGCGGCTGGTCGCGACGCTGCAAGCGCAGCGCGTGGTCGAACGCAATCCCCACACCGATCGCGTCAGCCTGGCGCCGGGCCTCATCGCGATCGCCGCGCCCCTGATCAACCATATGGGCATCTCGCAGGCGTCGCGGCAGCGCATGGCGCAGCTGGCGGAGGAATCCGCGGAAACGGTCAACCTGAGCATCTGGGACGGCCGCGAAGCCATCAGCATCGACCAGACCGTGGGGCCCAACGCCATCACGCACTATGCGGCGCCGGGACAGAACAACCCGGCGCATTGCACGGCGTCGGGCAAGGTGCTGCTGGCCTTCGCGTCGGAAGCCGACCGGTCGGCGGTGCTGCGGGCGCCATTGACGCGTTACACCGAACGCACGATCACCGAACCGGCCGTGCTCCAGCGCGAACTGGCGCGCGTGCGCGAGACCGGCCTGGCGCTGAACCGCGCGGAATTCTCGGAAGACGCGGGCGCCGTCGCGGCCATCGTCCGCAACGTCAACGGCCAGGCGACGATCGCGCTGACCATCACCGTGCCCATGTACCGGTTCAGCAAGGCGCGCGAGCGCAAGCTGCTGGAACTGGTGGGGCATGCCGCGCGGGATATTTCCGGCCAGATCGGCGCCATGACGGCGGCCGGCATCGCCAGGAGGCAACCATGA
- a CDS encoding TIGR02444 family protein: MTTENLPRAGAMPGGFWAFSLAVYARPGVPEACLALQDGYGLDVNVLLFALYAAQHGTSLDTGAFADLDRAVASWRRQVVAPLRAIRRHVKTTLGDGGATPGGKTPSPASVEQETYAAIKRAELSAERAQQCNMEQWLAARPGAAVSLAAGAGDGIASDARDALDSLDALDAAAIDTLGAANLDGYLAYMHCPCDANAQAFVQVLLAAVSAPRPE, encoded by the coding sequence ATGACGACGGAAAACCTGCCCCGCGCCGGGGCGATGCCGGGCGGCTTCTGGGCGTTTTCGCTGGCCGTCTACGCGCGCCCCGGCGTGCCGGAGGCCTGCCTGGCGCTGCAGGACGGCTATGGCCTGGACGTCAACGTGCTGCTGTTCGCGCTGTACGCGGCGCAGCACGGGACGTCGCTGGATACCGGCGCTTTCGCCGATCTGGACCGCGCGGTCGCCAGCTGGCGCCGGCAGGTGGTGGCGCCGTTGCGTGCCATACGCCGCCACGTCAAAACGACGCTGGGCGATGGCGGCGCCACGCCGGGCGGCAAGACGCCGTCGCCGGCGTCCGTCGAGCAGGAGACCTACGCGGCCATCAAGCGCGCGGAACTATCGGCCGAACGCGCGCAGCAATGCAATATGGAGCAGTGGCTGGCCGCGCGGCCGGGCGCCGCGGTATCGCTGGCGGCCGGTGCGGGCGACGGCATCGCGTCGGATGCGCGAGATGCGCTGGATTCGTTGGATGCCTTGGATGCGGCCGCGATCGACACCCTGGGCGCGGCGAATCTGGACGGGTACCTGGCTTACATGCACTGCCCGTGCGATGCGAACGCCCAGGCTTTCGTGCAGGTATTGCTGGCCGCCGTCTCGGCGCCGAGGCCGGAATAG
- a CDS encoding SDR family NAD(P)-dependent oxidoreductase: MNRFAGKVVIVTGAGSGIGAATARRFVQEGANVVFAGRTASKLKRAAEGLDESKILIHTADVSVLREVEAMVQAAVHRFGRLDVMVNNAGTAVEGTITEASPDDWRKVIATDLDGVFYGCRAAMPELIKTRGCIVNVSSVSGLGGDWRMSFYNAAKGAVTNFTRSLAMDHGRDGVRVNAVCPSLTRSELTKDMYADQALMEKFAERIPLGRGAEPEEIASVIAFLASEDAVFVTGVNLPVDGGLTASNGQPPQA, from the coding sequence ATGAACCGTTTCGCAGGGAAAGTCGTCATCGTCACGGGCGCCGGATCCGGGATCGGCGCCGCCACCGCCCGCCGCTTCGTCCAGGAAGGCGCCAACGTGGTATTCGCCGGCCGCACGGCGTCCAAGCTGAAGCGCGCCGCCGAAGGGCTGGACGAGTCGAAGATACTCATCCATACCGCCGACGTATCGGTGTTGCGGGAAGTCGAAGCCATGGTCCAGGCCGCCGTCCACCGCTTCGGCCGCCTGGACGTCATGGTGAACAACGCCGGCACCGCCGTGGAAGGCACGATCACCGAGGCGTCGCCGGACGACTGGCGCAAAGTCATCGCCACCGACCTGGACGGTGTCTTCTACGGCTGCCGCGCCGCCATGCCGGAACTGATCAAGACGCGCGGATGCATCGTCAATGTCTCGTCGGTATCCGGACTGGGCGGCGATTGGCGCATGAGCTTCTACAACGCGGCGAAGGGCGCGGTCACCAACTTCACGCGCTCGCTGGCGATGGACCATGGCCGCGACGGCGTGCGCGTCAATGCGGTTTGTCCCAGCCTGACCCGCTCGGAACTCACCAAGGACATGTATGCCGATCAGGCCCTGATGGAAAAATTCGCGGAACGCATACCCCTGGGCCGTGGCGCGGAGCCGGAGGAAATCGCTTCCGTCATCGCCTTTCTGGCCAGCGAAGACGCGGTCTTCGTGACCGGCGTCAACCTGCCGGTGGACGGCGGGCTCACCGCGTCGAACGGCCAACCGCCGCAGGCGTGA